A window of Nicotiana tabacum cultivar K326 chromosome 24, ASM71507v2, whole genome shotgun sequence contains these coding sequences:
- the LOC107819465 gene encoding putative protein phosphatase 2C 23 translates to MGNGMGKLKLCFAGEVGEISKRHHDIAVNLSDHFDDVGLGHSFCYIRSDPSFSDESSSSFSSSNSSRTTAFRTISGASISANATTPLSTALLDFYPYTDMSSSAFESSPLFSSIPLQPILRSSIASLRSGPIPRVSSSGSGPIEPSFTSLPLEKSKSSKLDFVRSLRKVLSSSFLGIEEMSFIEKTNKINCQVNLADDVEGNVQWAQGKAGEDRVHIVVSEEHGWVFVGIYDGFNGPDATDFLLNNLYSNVNKELKGFLWNNKLEISEDSTSNDTIPLVHLDEKLNNLGTNGVAGIDHFDVLKALSEALMKTEASYLEMADMMVKENPELALMGSCVLVMLLNGKNVYLMNVGDSRAILAQNPESDPSESTLGRINEESLNRIDALCRVESNLTSCQLTMDHTTSEKEEVLRIRNEHPGDASVMKNDRVKGSLKVTRAFGAGYLKEPKWNNAVLEMFRIDYIGNSPYINCLPSLYHHKLGPRDRFLILSSDGLYQYFTNEEAVSEVENFMSIFPEGDPSQHLVEQVLFRAAKKAGMNFHELLDIPPGDRRQYHDDVSIIIVSFQGKIWRSCV, encoded by the exons ATGGGTAACGGCATGGGAAAATTGAAGCTTTGTTTCGCCGGAGAGGTTGGAGAAATCTCGAAAAGACACCACGATATCGCCGTGAACCTCTCCGATCATTTCGACGACGTCGGTTTAGGCCATTCTTTTTGCTACATCCGATCAGACCCTTCTTTCTCCGATGaatcctcctcctccttctcctccagTAACAGCAGCCGAACGACGGCGTTTCGCACCATCTCCGGCGCTTCCATATCGGCTAACGCCACCACGCCTCTCTCTACCGCGCTTTTGGACTTCTACCCTTATACTGATATGTCGTCTtcagcttttgaaagctctcctttATTCTCTTCCATTCCTCTTCAGCCTATTCTCCGAAGTTCCATTGCCTCTCTCCGGTCGGGCCCAATTCCCCGAGTTTCTAGTTCGGGCTCTGGCCCAATAGAGCCGAGCTTCACCTCCCTCCCTTTGGAGAAATCCAAGTCTAGCAAATTGGATTTCGTTAGAAGTTTGAGGAAAGTTTTGTCAAGCTCCTTTCTGGGGATTGAAGAAATGAGTTTTATAGAGAAGACGAATAAAATTAATTGCCAAGTTAATTTGGCTGATGATGTTGAGGGCAATGTGCAGTGGGCTCAGGGAAAAGCAGGGGAAGACAGAGTACATATAGTGGTTTCTGAAGAACATGGGTGGGTTTTTGTTGGAATTTATGATGGATTTAATGGGCCTGATGCTACTGATTTTCTGTTAAACAATCTCTATTCAAATGTCAACAAAGAGCTCAAAGGATTTCTCTGGAATAACAAGTTAGAAATCTCTGAGGATTCGACGAGTAATGACACTATTCCATTGGTACATTTAGATGAGAAATTGAATAATTTGGGAACAAATGGAGTTGCGGGTATTGACCATTTTGATGTTTTGAAGGCGTTATCAGAGGCGTTAATGAAAACTGAGGCGTCGTATTTGGAGATGGCTGATATGATGGTAAAGGAGAATCCTGAGTTGGCTTTAATGGGATCTTGTGTTTTagtaatgttgttgaatggtaaGAATGTTTACTTAATGAATGTTGGAGATAGCAGAGCAATTTTAGCTCAAAATCCTGAATCCGATCCTTCTGAAAGCACATTGGGACGGATAAACGAGGAGAGTTTAAATCGCATTGATGCACTATGTAGAGTTGAATCTAATCTTACTTCTTGTCAACTCACCATGGATCATACCACATCTGAGAAAGAG GAAGTTCTCAGAATTAGAAATGAGCATCCTGGTGATGCTTCTGTAATGAAAAATGATAGagtgaaaggttccctaaaagtCACTCGAGCTTTCGGGGCAGGCTATCTCAAAGAG CCCAAATGGAACAATGCAGTACTAGAGATGTTCAGAATTGACTATATTGGAAATTCCCCTTACATCAACTGTTTACCATCACTTTACCACCATAAGCTTGGCCCTAGAGATAGATTTTTGATCTTATCTTCTGATGGACTTTACCAATATTTCACCAATGAAGAAGCAGTCTCTGAAGTTGAAAACTTCATGTCTATATTCCCTGAGGGAGATCCATCTCAACATCTTGTTGAACAAGTGTTATTCAGAGCTGCTAAGAAAGCTG GCATGAATTTCCATGAGTTACTTGACATACCACCTGGAGATCGTCGACAATACCATGATGATGTCTCAATTATCATTGTTTCCTTCCAAGGGAAGATATGGCGATCATGTGTCTAA